The window gaatgaactgggggcactgggagcagccagaACCCATCCTGGTGCAGTTTGGGGTGCAGCAGGGTTGGATGGACTCAGCTGCAGACGGGAGGGGGCCAAGGCTGGCACCCCACAGGGGTTCTGAGCACCCCACAGGGGGTTCTGAGCACCCCACAGGGGGTTCTGAGCCCCCCACAGGGGATTCTGAGCACCCCACAGGGGTTCTGAGCACCCCACAGGGGATTCTGAGCCCCCCACAGGGGATTCTGAGCCCCCCACAGGGGGTTCTGAGCACCCCACAGGGGTTCTGAGCCCCCCACAGGGGGTTCTGAGCACCCCACAGGGGTTCTGAGCACCCCACAGGGGATTCTGAGCACCCCACAGGGGTTCTGAGCACCCCACAGGGGGTTCTGAGCACCCCACAGGGGGTTCTGAGCACCCCACAAGGGGTTCTGAGCACCCCACAGGGATTCTGAGCACCCCACAGGGAGTTCTGAGCCCCCCACAGGGGATTCTGAGCACCCCACAGGGCTGGAAGCCCCTCTGGGGACTCAGTTGCTCTGTTTTAGGGAGCTCTGCCcgcagctctgctcctctgccaccCCCCCACAGGGGTGACAGTCACCGACACGGGGGGGACATCCCTCCCAGCGAGCGATTCCTCCCTCCCCGCAGCATCCAACCCTCAGCCTGACGAGTTTCGGGGCGGGCAGCACCCCTGGGGTGACAGAATCGTGCGATGGGGACCCCTCCAGCCGGACCCCGCTCCCGGTCCCGGGGGGAGAGGTCCCTCACCGCCAGGAAGATCTGCGTGGCGCTGCTCAGCACCTCGATGTACTGATAGTCCAGCAGGCAGCCGCTGACCGTGATAACGTGGTGGTCCTCGGGGGCCAGCTGCGAGTTGAGCACCGGGGTCACCAGGCAGCCAGGGCCGTTCTCCATCCACCACGAGCGGTGCAGGGACGTGTTGAAGGTCATGATGAAGTCTCggtcctgcaggaggaggaggaggaggaggaagcacaGGCGGTGGGTCCGAGGCTCTCGGCAGGAGGGTTGGACAGGGAATGGTGTGAGAGATGGTCTGGGGCACGGCAGAGACCTCTAGAGCCGAGTTTGGTGTCAGGAGTTTATTTCAGGGTTCAGAGCCCTGCTGagagccagcagatagagctcaaagcaggctcagagggaACAATACAACAGGGggtaaaatataaatacacgAGTTTAGGACTcaagaaagagagaaacagaagagaagTGAGAGAGCCAGGAAAAGAGGCTGAGCTCTcctttacaattacttatataagttatatatttaaatattctaatccttcactaaccaatctttctaagtatactaatacagttACACTGGTGtgtgacctatagaaatcgctgcttTTGCACATTTTTAGTTATTATTTAGTCATATTTTTATCTCAGGGGTCCTTCAGACTTTTCTttataaggctggggagaggggtctcagTTTTATTGGGGGacagaatgtgttctggcataccagcccggattctttgaattattcaaaccgtgctttcatttgtGTCTCTTCCTTAACTTCTCTGGCTGAGGAGTCATTTTATAATTCCTTTCTGATTCTGCCTTCCCAACAGAATGGGTTTCCCCACGGCAGGGATGATCTGAGCAGGGGATCTCCATCAcccccagggagcagctccggGCTGTGGGGTTCCCTcccgtgctgctgctggggacaccggggggtgCGGGGGTGACAGGAGGGGTGACACAGAGCTCCTGTCACCTGCGGGCTCGGGGGAcagcgggaggaggaggaggaggatggagggatggaggatggaggatggagggaggaggatggagggatggaggatgcagggaggaggaggaggaggatggaggatggaggaggaggaggaggatggagggatagagggatggagggatggagggatggaggatggaggatggaggatgcagggaggaggaggaggaggaggatggagggatggagggatggaggatgcagggaggaggaggaggatggagggatggagggatggagggatggagggatggaggatggaggatggaggatgcagggaggaggaggaggatggagggatggagggatggaggatggaggatggagggatggaggatggaggatggaggatgcagggaggaggaggaggatggagggattgagggatggaggatggaggatgcagggaggaagaggaggagaggaaggtgaGGGCGGTACCTGTGACAAGCGCCCGACCTCCAGGTAGAAGCAGATGATGAAGGCGTTCCAGCCGACCCACAGCACCAACCACACGGCGTACTGCGAGAGGAGACAGCGCATGGAGCCCCCGCAGCGCCCCGAGAGCATGGAAACATAAAACCACAGATCTGGGGGGCTCGtggaaacaaaaccacagctttGGGGCGCTCAtggaatcataaaatcacagatttGGGGCTCTCATGGAAACATAAAATCACAGATCTGGGGGGCTTGtggaaacaaaaccacagctttGGGGGGCTTGtggaatcataaaatcacagatttGGGGGACTCGTGGAAACATAAAATCACAGATTTGGGGCACTCGTGGAAACAAAGTTACAGATCTGGGGTGCTCATGGAAACAAAATCACAGCTTTGGGGAGCTCGtggaaacaaaaccacagaTCTGGGGCACTCGTGGAATAAAATCACAGCTTTGGGGTGGTCGtggaatcataaaatcacagatttGGGGTGCTTGTGGAATAAAACCACAGCTTTGGGGCGCTCGtggaaacaaaaccacagttttggggtgctcatggaatcataaaatcacagctTTGGGGTGCTGGTGGAATCATAAAATCCCAGTTTTGGGGCAGGAGGGACCTTAGAGCTCATCCCGAAGCTCCCACGGTGCCGCTCCCGGCATTGGGCACCTGCGGGGATGGAGCAGCCGCAGCTCCTCTGTccccgggctgagccccccgcgccccccagGGCGGTACCCACCATCATGAGGTATCTGGATCTGTACTGGACcgtcccaaaaatccccaaaatcacgGCCATGATGTGCAGGAAGTTGGCCAGGATGGGGGCCCACTGGTATCCCAGGAAATCAAAGATCTGCCTCTCCAGCGCCGCGACCTGGAACAGAGCCGGGGAAGGGAAAACGCGGCTGGAAAATGCCGGGAATTCCCTGGATAATGGGCTGGAATGGCCGTGAGATGCAGCCGCCGGCAGGACAGGGGTAACCGGGGACATTGGGAGCAAAAAGGGGAATGCGAGGAGCTGTAACCCCACATCACcctccgtgcctcagtttccccatcaCTCGGGCATCCCGGAGGATGATTTATGATGGGAAAAGCCTCCAGCTGCCGGATTTTGATTTCCTGCCCATCCTCTCTGGATCCGTCGGGATCACCATCTGTAATCCAGGATAAATCCCCCGCCAGGATCCCGCCCTGATCCCAGCGCCGATTTCTGGCTCCGCTCGCTGCCGCCTCGGGCTCGATTACTCCTAATTACAGGATTAGCCCCGAGGAAGGGGCCAGCAAAGGCGAGGTGGGAACTCTGGGATATTCAGCGACGGGTTTAAGttaaaaaatgaggattttggaTGAGTCCGTATTTTTTTAGGGAACTTTTAAGGAAGTTTTAGGGAACTTGAGGGTGCAGGGACAGGTCGGCAGCACTTGGAAACTCCgaatttctttccatttgtcTTACTCAGCCCTGTCCTGTCGCTCTTTGAGGTGCCCCAGATTCACCCTGAGAGCTCCAGGGCCCCCCGTGCTCCCCACGGCCccattccccaatttcctgccGGAGAAAGGGGGAGTTTATCCTGAAAACCTCAGGAAGGAAGGGCTTTGCATCCCCCCTCCGttcaccagcagctcccaaaggGATCTGGAGTCAGGGGACAGCCATGGGGGTCCCAGGCAGCATCCCCCTCTAATTATTGGGGAATTAATGAGGTGGGGAAAGCCCCTGCCTGAGTTTTTCCCGAGGATGTGAATCCACCAaccgtgcctcagtttccccaacCATAAAACTCCAAGTACTCGTGGAATTTCCTTTGTCAGGGCTCCAATTCCCACCGATTTTAGCCCAGCTCCACCCTGGGACTGTGATTTCCCATCTCCCACCCTCTCCCTGGGGTGGGACCTGCTGGATCAGTGCCAGCAGGACCTCGATTCCGATTGAAGGCGATGGAAATCCGcggagcagcagcccctggatccgTGGGGCCGGGACAAGGCTGTTTGCACCGAGACTTCATTCACTTCCCTGCTGTTTAAACTCTCTGAGGAAACAGCCTCTGGAAATACTCACAGCCGGGCTGTAAATCTCCTAAATTGAGGAATGTAAATAATAAATGACACAGGGAGCGCCGTGCCCGGGCTTTTATGGCCACCCATCCATCTGGGGGCTGTcggcagagctgctcagagggagctggggggagttttgggtaccagggatgctccaagctgagggatggggctgggagaagCCTCTGAGGGCATCCATGGAGCGTGGCTCCTTAATTCCAGCCTGGAAGAGGAGAAGCTGGGCAGGCCCTGCTTGAACCAAACCCTTCTCCATCCTCAAGAGGCAAAATTGGGGATAAAAGATCCCATTTCCCCACGGATGAGCAGAGGCTGCCAATTGCCCTGGATTGGGAATTGCTCTGCTGGAGCCCCCCCAGCAGGTCCAGCGttattccagcttttccctccctgggaagagcagagctCGGTTGGTTCCATCctggtgggatggggctggacggggacagcacagaggcagcagctccacagctcccGCTGGCCACCAAGGACatcccagggacatcccagggacatcccagggacatccaggggcCTCCCAAGGGCatcccaggggtgtcccaggggcATCCCAAGGACATCCCAAGGACATCCCAAGAACATCCCAAGAACATGCCAGGGACATCCCAAGGACATCCCAAGGACATCCCAAGGACATCCCAGGGGCCTCCCAAGGACATCCCAGGGGCATCCCAAGGACATCCCAAGgacatcccagggacaccccaaggACATCCCAAGGACATCCCAGGGACATCCCAAGGACATCCCAAGGACatcccagggacatcccagggacATCCCAAGGACATCCAGGGGTCTCCCAAGGACATCCCCAGGACATCCCAAGGACATCCCAGGGACATCCCAAGGACATCCCAAGGACATTCCAAGGACatcccaggggtgtcccagggccAGCCCCACGCCTTTCACcgctggggaaactgaggcacgatCTCCAGCGGGACACTCTGGGTGTGGTGCCCCCTGCACGGGGATTGTGGGGCTCAGCTcagtgctctgctccagcccccgGAGCATCATCCCGGCCCTTCGGGGGTCcagtgtcactgggagggaccTTCAGGACACCCCGCCCTTCAGAAACCGCAGCCCTGGCTCCCCCAGAACTCCCCAGCCTCATCCGACACCCCAAAACTGTTCCGTGGGGCTCAGAGCATCCTCCCCAGCCCGTGCAGCTCCTGGAACGGGAATTCCCGGTGCTCAGGGCACCCCCGGCCCCATGGACGCTCCCGGCTCCAGCCGCTCTGCCAACGCCGTCCCGCTGCTAATTAAGATAAACCCGCGGCTGATCAATGCAACGAGTTTTAGGGCTCCCTCTTAATTAAACACTCACGAGCTCATCGATCGGCCCCGAAAGTTCTCTTTGCAGCAAATCACATCAATTACCGGGGGCGGGCACCGCGTCCCGCTCCCTCCAGCGCGGCCCGCAGGGATTCACAccgggaaactgaggcacgggagACCGAGCTCCACCGGCGGGTGAGGGGAGCACggtgccaggaggggacactcgtggtggggacagtgccaggaggggacactcgtggtggggacagtgccaggaggggacactcgtggtggggatggtgccaggaggggacactcgggtggggacagtgccaggaggggacactcGTGGTGGGTGAACagtgccaggaggggacactcGTGGGGAGCACggagccaggaggggacactCGTGGGGAAAATggtgccaggaggggacactcGTGGTGGGGACGGTGCCAGGAGAGGACATTcagggtggggacagtgccaggaggggacactcGGGTGGGGACggtgccaggaggggacactcGTGGTGGGGACGGTGCCAGGAGAGGACATTcagggtggggacagtgccaggaggggacactcGGGTGGAGACagtgccaggaggggacactcGTGGGGAGGACagtgccaggaggggacactcATGGCAGGGACggtgccaggaggggacactcgggtggggacagtgccaggagGAGACATTcagggtggggacagtgccaggagGGGACATGAGCTGCAGGGCTCAGCCAGGGCTCCGGGAGATGcaggaaatgggatttttccgTCGTGCTGGCAGCAAATTGAAGAGGGAAGGAGCTCCTCTGTCCCTGGGTCACCCGCCGGGTTTGGCACCCtcaccttctccagccccatcccatcACTCCAGGTTCTCCCAGTCCTTAATGCCCGTGGGGAGGATGGGAGTGGTGGACACCAGGGAGCTCCTTCCCCACCGCTGAGCTTGGAAATCCGGCTCAGCCGAGCTGGGGAGCGCTGGATGAACACCCCAGAGCCAGAACCCTCGGAAACCGGGAGCCCTCCAGCCcggcagctcctcctcctcctggaaCTGGAGAATCCCGGGGTGCTCTGGGTTGGAGGGACCTGTGAAACCCTTCCCA is drawn from Poecile atricapillus isolate bPoeAtr1 chromosome 24, bPoeAtr1.hap1, whole genome shotgun sequence and contains these coding sequences:
- the NKAIN1 gene encoding sodium/potassium-transporting ATPase subunit beta-1-interacting protein 1, producing the protein MGRCNGRCTLVGFCCLQLVAALERQIFDFLGYQWAPILANFLHIMAVILGIFGTVQYRSRYLMMYAVWLVLWVGWNAFIICFYLEVGRLSQDRDFIMTFNTSLHRSWWMENGPGCLVTPVLNSQLAPEDHHVITVSGCLLDYQYIEVLSSATQIFLALFGFVYACYVSKVFLEEEDSFDFIGGFDSYGYQAPQKTSHLQLQPLYTSG